Proteins from one Rosa chinensis cultivar Old Blush chromosome 7, RchiOBHm-V2, whole genome shotgun sequence genomic window:
- the LOC112175240 gene encoding MDIS1-interacting receptor like kinase 2, producing MRTSAAYDKVCSVVCLILYVHLISSPKFASASASASTETNALLKWKASFQNQTQPHILTSWTYLPIATNSSRDQKANAGPCFWTGISCNAAGSISRINLTNSGIQGTLHEFSFSSFPNLEYIDLSINKLFGVIPPQISSLSKLMYLDLSNNQLSGRIPQEIGFLISLHTLQLKKNQLNGSIPQEIGQLKSLLVLSLIENRLTGPLPLSIGNLSKLEVLYIRDNQVSGSIPHVIGNLKNLVVLRVARNNLTGHLPPNLCQGGRLTNFTANSNRLIGPIPKSLKNCRTLYRVRLDRNQLTGNISEDFGEYPNLDYINLSDNRFYGELSPKWGRSLKLTNLEIAGNNVTGTIPPEIGNLTQLQLLNLSSNHLVGNMPGTLYWFMSTLKRVACFQSCAMKKKLRNWIGVKG from the coding sequence ATGAGAACTTCAGCAGCTTATGATAAGGTATGCTCTGTAGTTTGCCTTATCCTGTATGTTCATTTGATTTCATCACCAAaatttgcttctgcttctgcaTCTGCTTCTACGGAAACCAATGCTCTTCTAAAATGGAAAGCCAGCTTTCAAAATCAAACCCAACCACATATTCTGACCTCATGGACTTACCTTCCCATTGCCACTAATTCTTCCAGAGATCAAAAAGCAAATGCAGGCCCGTGTTTTTGGACTGGTATTTCATGCAATGCTGCCGGAAGTATCAGCAGAATAAACCTTACCAATTCCGGTATACAAGGTACACTACATGAATTTTCATTCTCATCCTTCCCAAATCTAGAATACATTGACCTCAGCATAAATAAGCTATTCGGTGTCATCCCACCACAAATCAGCTCTCTCTCCAAACTCATGTATCTTGATCTCTCCAATAATCAGTTGTCCGGGAGAATCCCACAAGAAATTGGTTTCCTCATAAGCCTTCACACCCTACAGCTCAAAAAAAATCAGTTGAATGGGTCAATTCCTCAAGAAATAGGTCAGCTTAAGTCTCTTCTTGTTCTTAGTCTCATAGAAAATCGCCTCACTGGTCCTCTTCCGTTGTCAATTGGTAATTTAAGCAAGTTGGAGGTTCTATACATTCGGGACAACCAAGTCTCTGGCTCCATTCCTCATGTGATAGGGAATCTCAAGAATCTGGTTGTGCTAAGAGTTGCCAGAAACAATTTGACTGGTCATTTGCCTCCGAATCTCTGTCAAGGTGGGCGTCTTACTAATTTCACTGCAAATAGCAATCGTCTGATAGGTCCAATCCCCAAAAGCCTGAAAAACTGCAGAACATTATACAGGGTCCGCCTTGATAGAAACCAACTCACTGGAAACATATCTGAAGATTTTGGTGAATATCCAAACTTGGATTACATAAATCTAAGCGACAATAGATTTTACGGAGAACTTTCCCCGAAATGGGGTAGATCTCTGAAGCTAACAAATCTTGAGATTGCAGGCAACAATGTTACTGGTACCATTCCACCTGAGATTGGAAACTTGACTCAGCTGCAATTgcttaatctttcttcaaatcaTTTGGTGGGAAACATGCCCGGAACTCTCTATTGGTTTATGAGTACCTTGAAACGAGTAGCTTGTTTTCAATCTTGTGCAATGAAGAAGAAGCTAAGAAATTGGATTGGAGTAAAAGGGTGA
- the LOC112179418 gene encoding uncharacterized protein LOC112179418, producing the protein MDLDVDISWWVQEFLLRDRHNETIAKRLLAVAPLQNRHDWRLKKTVLLRTIESAIYDDASVTEAILEALESIEALDRGQGFQTTEAMRAAYCAVATECTVKFLVCFGRKYFEAVDRIWRGRVRVRVLEESEGSELVLAELKERKYEVEAAIWDRNVSKKLARMNTRNDALRLVGKYAWAVIGPPFLNWAVRFHMVEESLGEGDGNVGDGEWE; encoded by the coding sequence ATGGACTTAGACGTCGACATTTCGTGGTGGGTCCAGGAGTTTCTCCTCCGTGACCGCCACAACGAGACCATCGCCAAGCGACTCCTTGCCGTCGCGCCGCTCCAGAACCGCCACGACTGGCGGTTGAAGAAGACCGTCCTCCTCCGAACAATCGAGTCCGCAATCTACGACGACGCTTCAGTCACCGAAGCGATCCTCGAAGCCCTGGAGTCCATCGAGGCTTTGGACCGCGGCCAAGGGTTTCAGACCACGGAGGCCATGAGGGCGGCGTACTGCGCCGTCGCGACGGAGTGCACGGTCAAGTTCTTGGTTTGCTTCGGACGGAAGTACTTTGAGGCTGTGGATCGGATTTGGAGAggtagggttagggttagggttttggaggAGAGTGAGGGGAGCGAGCTGGTTTTGGCGGAGTTGAAAGAGAGAAAATATGAGGTGGAGGCTGCGATTTGGGATAGGAATGTGTCGAAAAAGCTAGCGAGGATGAATACTAGAAATGATGCGCTGAGATTGGTTGGGAAGTATGCTTGGGCTGTGATTGGTCCTCCTTTTCTTAATTGGGCCGTTAGATTTCATATGGTTGAGGAAAGTTTAGGTGAGGGTGATGGTAATGTAGGTGATGGTGAATGGGAATGA